One Ornithorhynchus anatinus isolate Pmale09 chromosome 2, mOrnAna1.pri.v4, whole genome shotgun sequence DNA segment encodes these proteins:
- the MTFP1 gene encoding mitochondrial fission process protein 1 has translation MGAPGPGAPPDLYRDTWLRYLGYANEVGEAFRAHVPSSVVWASYAVSSGYVVADAIDKGKKATSSPATPSRKTTQTAVAVFDTFVWQALASVAIPGFTINRVCAACHYLLGAATRLPLTTRKWTTTTLGLLVIPVIIHPIDKSVDFLLDNSLRKLYPTQEKPSSA, from the exons ATgggcgcccccgggcccggcgccccTCCCGACCTCTATCGCGACACCTGGCTGCGATATTTAG GTTATGCCAACGAGGTGGGTGAGGCTTTCCGTGCTCACGTGCCTTCCTCGGTGGTGTGGGCGAGTTACGCAGTGTCCAGCGGCTACGTGGTGGCCGATGCCATTGACAAAGGCAAGAAGGCAACATCT TCTCCAGCGACCCCCTCCAGGAAGACCACGCAGACGGCAGTGGCCGTGTTCGACACCTTTGTGTGGCAGGCACTCGCCTCCGTGGCCATCCCGGGCTTCACCATCAACCGCGTCTGTGCCGCCTGCCACTACCTCCTGGGTGCCGCCACCCGCTTGCCCCTGACTACCCGCAAGTGGACGACCACAACCTTGGGCTTGCTGGTCATTCCTGTAATCATCCATCCTATCGACAA GTCAGTGGATTTTCTGCTGGACAACAGCCTCCGTAAACTCTACCCTACTCAGGAGAAGCCCAGCTCCGCCTGA